Proteins encoded in a region of the Bombyx mori chromosome 23, ASM3026992v2 genome:
- the LOC119630317 gene encoding uncharacterized protein K02A2.6-like has protein sequence MQTWKTWRCRLTQWFIANDINVVKDPAGVKRRAILLSTLSESTYKLAADLVLPKEVQEVPYEDIVSTLDNHFTPKSVGFGERHHFYAATQLPQETPSQWAARLRGLTSQCNFSNVEEALRDRFIMGMLPGVEKEKMYVQELAGLTFARAVELTESLRSARAAAAASAAAETVVTELYKIGKRSPTSVPQSAKVKCSVCGYSNHKAAECRFASYTCRKCNKKGHLRRMCKRINYVVTEENDEGDGDDGKICNIRSLRGEPLIEAVCVNGIRMNFEIDSGSAVTVMSHDTYNEHFKNIPLFSTNKKLLSYSGDVLGCAGRAQLLVEWRGRTRQLDVYVVRDGGPPLLGRDFIAQFELQLAPVYKCATTRDTLKLIQEQYPAVFSDKLVLRPVEHSDYASPIVPVLKRDGSVRICADYSVTINKQLVVEQYPLPTVNELFSKLYGGQKFTKLDLSMAYGQFCLDEESQKLTCINTHKGIFAYTRLVFGLASGPSIFQRAMDTVLAGLDGTLCLLDDVLITGRNDSEHLERLHQVLQRLQDAGFVLQKSKYASPNGLGAILSQVSSDGQEKPISFASRTLNDAEKSGYNYVIEYVKSADNSADYLSRASLPAGAGACGGRGGGTRRGAGAVDVDAFDSASYVCFVVQGALPISVTELRPLNGRMYLVLVDAYSKWLEVYEMASTTTSAVIERMYEYMSRYGLPHTKLGSLDNRNVSGTVSVWSQTTFTFRFNEPAFATVAFICFVD, from the exons ATGCAAACTTGGAAAACTTGGAGATGCAGACTCACACAGTGGTTCATCGCGAACGATATTAACGTGGTGAAAGATCCAGCAGGAGTCAAAAGACGGGCCATATTGCTTAGCACACTCAGCGAATCTACCTACAAACTGGCAGCTGATCTCGTGCTGCCTAAAGAAGTTCAAGAAGTACCATACGAAGATATAGTTAGTACCTTGGACAACCATTTCACTCCAAAATCAGTGGGATTTGGCGAGCGTCATCATTTTTATGCCGCCACACAACTACCCCAGGAGACACCATCACAGTGGGCTGCGAGGTTACGAGGTCTCACTTCTCAGTGTAACTTCAGCAATGTAGAAGAAGCATTAAGAGATCGATTCATTATGGGTATGCTGCCGGGCGTGGAGAAAGAAAAAATGTACGTGCAGGAGCTGGCCGGGCTGACCTTCGCCAGGGCTGTGGAGCTGACCGAGAGCTTGCGCAGCGCCCGCGCGGCTGCTGCTGCAAGCGCTGCTGCCGAGACTGTCGTTACAGAGCTGTACAAAATAGGCAAACGTTCTCCGACTAGTGTACCTCAAAGTGCAAAAGTAAAGTGTTCCGTGTGTGGTTATTCGAATCACAAAGCCGCGGAGTGTCGTTTTGCGAGTTACACTTGTAGGAAGTGCAACAAAAAAGGACATTTGCGTAGAATGTGCAAAAGAATCAATTATGTTGTAACGGAGGAGAACGATGAAGGTGACGGTGACGACGGTAAAATTTGTAACATTCGATCTTTGCGAGGTGAACCATTAATCGAAGCCGTGTGTGTCAATGGTATCAGAATGAACTTTGAGATTGATAGTGGGTCAGCTGTTACCGTTATGTCCCACGATACATATAacgaacattttaaaaacattcccttATTTAGCACAAATAAGAAGTTATTAAGTTACTCGGGTGACGTGTTAGGTTGCGCCGGTCGCGCTCAGTTGTTAGTGGAGTGGCGGGGTCGCACGCGCCAGCTCGACGTGTACGTGGTGCGCGATGGCGGACCGCCTTTACTGGGCCGCGACTTCATCGCACAATTTGAACTGCAGCTAGCGCCCGTATATAAATGTGCCACTACCCGTGACACGTTGAAATTAATACAGGAACAATATCCCGCCGTGTTCTCGGACAAGCTAG TACTCCGACCAGTCGAGCATTCCGACTACGCGTCACCAATAGTCCCGGTACTGAAACGTGACGGTTCGGTCCGTATCTGCGCGGACTACTCTGTTACTATAAACAAGCAATTAGTTGTAGAACAGTATCCGTTGCCTACCGTAAACGAGTTGTTTTCTAAACTATACGGGGGCCAGAAATTTACTAAATTAGATTTGTCTATGGCCTACGGTCAGTTTTGTCTGGATGAAGAATCCCAAAAGTTAACTTGTATCAATACGCATAAAGGGATCTTCGCGTATACGCGTTTGGTGTTCGGGTTAGCTAGTGGGCCATCAATTTTCCAGCGAGCCATGGATACAGTGCTAGCGGGCCTGGACGGCACGCTGTGTTTATTGGACGATGTGCTCATAACGGGTCGCAATGACTCTGAACATCTTGAGAGATTGCATCAGGTCCTACAACGGTTGCAAGACGCAGGATTTGTTTTACAAAAGTCTAAAT ACGCGTCGCCCAATGGATTAGGTGCTATTCTATCACAGGTGAGTTCCGATGGCCAGGAAAAACCTATCTCTTTCGCTTCGCGCACGCTCAACGACGCCGAGAAAAG tggttataattatgtaatcgaGTACGTGAAGAGTGCAGATAATAGTGCGGACTATCTGTCTCGTGCGAGTCTACCGGCCGGCGCGGGCGCGTGCGGTGGTCGAGGCGGGGGGACCAGGCGCGGAGCGGGAGCGGTCGATGTCGATGCGTTCGACAGCGCCTCTTATGTTTGCTTCGTAGTGCAAGGCGCACTCCCGATATCGGTGACTGAATTAC GTCCGCTGAATGGTCGGATGTACCTGGTCCTAGTAGACGCGTACTCCAAGTGGCTTGAGGTGTACGAGATGGCTTCCACAACTACTAGTGCGGTCATTGAAAGAATGTATGAGTACATGTCCAGATACGGATTGCCTCATACG AAACTCGGTTCACTCGACAACAGGAATGTCTCCGGCACAGTTAGTGTTTGGTCGCAAACTACGTTCACGTTTAGATTTAATGAACCCGCGTTCGCCACCGTCGCCTTCATCTGCTTCGTTGACTGA
- the LOC101745502 gene encoding uncharacterized protein LOC101745502, whose protein sequence is MNRHQRRYGKVPKNESDTRVKVYKELGAKLEVVLAPKSKDFAKPMTNRSCFVAPEQRDFGQFTNCPDYKQNDFYQVDNIGPIIPNTIGKLKELKNVICVSSNKVEHGSQCNPPVNEYLTTSDGSQWQSVENIDELDKYIDNASVEDRLTKIDYEKSQNIEISEAPRVKVIIEKFTKYKKDNIELRKLDERVVCVEYDVFGQSGTGESVALRKMRVFFSIKPSYKDQSGNELPLLNKFTSDLKRNFGVTDDDLHKMNGKEVEIIDNEIPENKPYLDDLRKILKRKQNGDKKVKNNQDLLTLYEMANKDASGQHFSKILTKEELQDIKDLILKECTSSAHGISRRKIKSGEENFGEREVKEPCVPSKSIVAELLREDGRTNVFK, encoded by the exons atgaacagaCACCAGCGGCGCTACGGCAAGGTGCCCAAAAACGAGAGCGACACTCGAGTCAAAGTTTACAAGGAGTTGGGCGCCAAGCTCGAGGTGGTGTTGGCTCCGAAGAGCAAGGACTTCGCCAAACCCATGACCAACAGAAGCTGCTTCGTGGCGCCAGAGCAAAGGGATTTTGGACAGTTCACGAATTGCCCTGATTATAAACAG AATGACTTCTATCAAGTCGATAACATAGGGCCGATTATACCTAACACAATAGGGAAGTTGAAGGAATTGAAAAATGTGATTTGCGTCAGTTCAAATAAAGTCGAGCATGGCTCGCAATGTAATCCTCCTGTTAACGAGTATTTGACCACGTCCGATGGATCGCAGTGGCAGAGCGTTGAGAACATCGACGAACTCGACAAGTACATAGATAATGCTAGTGTAGAAG ATCGCCTAACGAAAATCGACTACGAAAAATCACAGAACATAGAAATATCCGAAGCGCCTCGAGTGAAAGTCATAAtcgaaaaatttacaaaatataaaaaggaTAACATCGAACTGCGTAAATTGGACGAGAGGGTCGTATGTGTCGAGTACGACGTGTTCGGTCAGTCTGGGACCGGGGAGTCGGTCGCTCTGCGAAAGATGAGAGTTTTCTTTTCAATAAAACCATCATACAAAGACCAGTCTGGAaacg aattACCATTGCTCAATAAATTCACTTCTGATTTAAAACGTAACTTTGGAGTGACAGACGATGATTTGCACAAAATGAACGGAAAAGAAGTCGAAATCATAGACAATGAAATACCCGAAAACAAACCTTACTTGGACGACTTAAGAAAGATATTAAAGAGAAAACAGAATGGcgacaaaaaagttaaaaataatcaaGACCTTTTGACGTTGTATGAAATGGCAAATAAAGATGCATCCGGTCAacatttttcaaaaatcctAACCAAAGAAGAGCTTCAAGACATTAAGGATTTAATTCTAAAGGAATGTACTTCGAGTGCTCATGGGATCAGTAGGAGAAAGATTAAAAGCGGAGAAGAGAATTTCGGCGAGAGAGAAGTCAAAGAACCGTGTGTGCCTTCGAAAAGTATAGTGGCCGAATTACTGAGAGAAGACGGAAGGACTAATGTGtttaaataa